One window from the genome of Verrucomicrobiia bacterium encodes:
- a CDS encoding TatD family hydrolase, translating into MRFYDAHNHLQDERLQPHLPAILPTLVDAGIARMVVNGSGEADWPSVRALAERCPLVLPSFGCHPWYVHERSPHWQAELLRHLDVGPAAIGEIGLDKWILEPGRAGSLGLSTPASLPEQEEVFVWQLQLAARRNLPASIHCLHAWGALFEMLRREPRPVCGFVLHSYGGPREMVVPLARLGAYFSLPGYFAHARKHRQREAFLAVPPDRLLIETDAPDQLLPAERNQHPLTDAATGKSLNHPANLRAVYEFAAELYGEPLERLAQRVGENFHRVFGHVST; encoded by the coding sequence ATGCGTTTTTACGACGCCCACAACCATCTCCAGGACGAACGGCTGCAACCGCACCTGCCGGCGATTTTGCCAACGCTCGTGGACGCCGGCATCGCCCGCATGGTCGTGAACGGCTCCGGCGAAGCCGACTGGCCATCCGTCCGGGCGCTGGCGGAGCGCTGCCCGCTGGTGCTGCCCTCGTTTGGCTGTCATCCATGGTATGTCCACGAACGCTCGCCGCACTGGCAGGCGGAATTGCTCCGCCATTTGGACGTCGGCCCCGCCGCCATCGGTGAGATTGGCCTCGACAAATGGATTCTCGAACCCGGCCGCGCCGGCTCGTTGGGGCTTTCGACGCCCGCCAGCCTGCCCGAGCAGGAGGAGGTGTTCGTCTGGCAACTGCAACTGGCGGCCCGGCGCAACCTGCCTGCGAGCATCCATTGTCTCCACGCCTGGGGCGCGCTCTTTGAAATGCTGCGGCGCGAACCGCGACCGGTGTGCGGCTTCGTGCTGCACAGCTACGGCGGACCGCGCGAAATGGTGGTGCCGTTGGCCCGGTTGGGCGCGTATTTCTCGTTGCCCGGCTACTTCGCCCACGCGCGCAAACACCGCCAGCGTGAGGCGTTCCTGGCCGTCCCGCCCGACCGCCTGTTGATTGAAACTGACGCGCCCGACCAGCTTCTGCCCGCAGAACGCAATCAACATCCATTGACCGACGCGGCCACGGGAAAATCTTTGAATCATCCCGCCAATCTGCGCGCGGTTTACGAATTCGCGGCGGAACTTTACGGCGAACCGCTCGAACGGCTGGCCCAACGGGTCGGGGAAAACTTTCACCGTGTTTTCGGCCACGTCAGCACGTAA